A stretch of the Teretinema zuelzerae genome encodes the following:
- a CDS encoding EamA family transporter: MNSNNSERISAGALVCVLLVTLVWGVNFLVIKIGVQDVPPLFLVALRFAFSAFPAVFFVRRPNVSWTKLAAYGLLLGVGEFGMLFIAIKLGAPTGVSSIVMQSQVFFTALLAAFAFKEHIRTHSIAGMILAGIGLAIFIVPSLRGGSSAIALLPLSMILLSALFWAAANLVAQRMPGANGLSLMVWSSLFSPLPLLLLSWIFERDYLSAAVRGFSLVSLGSLAYLVILSTLFGYGVWNQMIMKQGAKRIAPFSLLVPVFGVAASALFMNEPLTPVSVSASLCILAGLAVHVRGAYAKPKGAAPR, encoded by the coding sequence ATGAACTCGAATAACAGCGAGCGGATTTCCGCCGGAGCCCTGGTTTGTGTTTTGCTTGTAACGCTCGTGTGGGGCGTGAACTTCCTGGTGATCAAGATCGGCGTGCAGGACGTGCCTCCGCTTTTTCTCGTCGCGCTCAGATTCGCTTTCAGCGCCTTTCCCGCCGTATTTTTCGTGCGGCGGCCGAACGTGTCATGGACGAAGCTCGCCGCTTACGGGCTCCTGCTCGGAGTCGGCGAGTTCGGCATGCTTTTCATCGCGATCAAGCTCGGCGCTCCGACCGGCGTCAGCTCCATCGTGATGCAGTCCCAGGTTTTTTTCACGGCTCTCCTGGCGGCCTTCGCGTTTAAGGAGCATATCCGGACGCACAGCATCGCAGGCATGATTCTCGCGGGAATAGGCTTGGCGATTTTCATCGTTCCTTCCCTCCGCGGCGGTTCCTCTGCAATCGCCCTCCTTCCTCTGTCGATGATCCTTCTCTCGGCTCTTTTTTGGGCGGCCGCGAATCTCGTAGCGCAGCGCATGCCCGGAGCGAACGGCTTGTCTCTGATGGTCTGGTCGAGCCTTTTTTCTCCGCTTCCCCTCTTGCTTTTGTCCTGGATATTCGAACGGGATTATCTATCGGCGGCGGTGCGCGGATTTTCTCTTGTGTCCCTCGGTTCTCTGGCGTATCTGGTGATCCTTTCGACCCTCTTCGGCTACGGAGTGTGGAATCAGATGATAATGAAGCAAGGCGCGAAACGCATTGCTCCGTTTTCGCTGCTGGTTCCGGTATTCGGGGTCGCGGCGAGCGCCCTGTTCATGAACGAACCGCTCACCCCCGTTTCGGTTTCAGCTTCCCTCTGCATTCTCGCGGGTCTGGCAGTCCATGTGCGCGGCGCATACGCTAAGCCCAAAGGCGCGGCGCCTCGCTGA
- a CDS encoding DUF2141 domain-containing protein, translating to MKKGIGMALALAAAACAWAGDVETTLTIDQVAPGTGELYVGIFDSEEGLKKREPVAKMKLEAAGSTVSANVALAPGDYYITVYQDINGNGKMDANLIGMPKEPVGIANYSGKGIPGGYEKHKLRIDESNTRVTIVLSRL from the coding sequence ATGAAAAAAGGAATCGGGATGGCGCTTGCCCTGGCGGCCGCCGCTTGTGCATGGGCGGGAGACGTTGAAACGACGCTGACGATTGATCAGGTCGCTCCCGGAACAGGAGAGCTTTACGTGGGGATATTCGATTCGGAAGAGGGTTTGAAAAAACGAGAGCCGGTCGCGAAAATGAAACTCGAGGCAGCCGGAAGCACGGTGTCGGCGAATGTCGCGCTTGCACCGGGCGACTACTATATCACAGTATACCAGGACATAAACGGAAACGGCAAAATGGACGCGAATCTCATCGGCATGCCGAAGGAGCCCGTCGGTATAGCAAACTACTCCGGCAAGGGCATTCCCGGCGGCTACGAAAAACACAAGCTGAGGATCGACGAATCCAACACCCGCGTCACCATCGTCCTCAGCAGATTGTAG
- the putP gene encoding sodium/proline symporter PutP, which produces MVFLIEFGLYLLLMLAIGFYSMKKTSTHADFLIGGRTLGPITSAISAGASDMSSWLLLGLPGAVFASGLVEGVWISLGLTIGAYLNWLIVAGRLRSLSEKLGAITLPSFIAKRFEDESGLLKISSTAVILFFFTLYVASGLKGGTLLFAHTFGASEQTAMIITTVVVVSYTFLGGYMAVCWTDLIQGLLMLTALVFCAVLGYTAIAGAGSGIAAANPQAFKFSTGTLTAASLMAWGFGYFGQPHILTRFIGIRSIKDVKRARRVGITWMVLCLVLACAIGLIGIGYNAVHALPGVAGDGGNSERVFLALATALLHPVFAGFVLAAVLAAVMSTADSQLLVLTSSLTEDIPFIAKLPDEKRKLISRLGVVGFALLAFIIAATDKGSILHMVGYAWGGFGAAFAPLVLLSLLWKGATKWGAFAGMVSGSITIFVVKNFIKVPGEYFYELLPGFFVALIAIVLVSLATKKPSDSVLKALEETQAEVKAAR; this is translated from the coding sequence GTGGTTTTTCTAATAGAATTCGGACTTTATCTTCTTTTAATGCTCGCGATCGGCTTTTATTCAATGAAGAAGACAAGCACTCACGCGGACTTTCTCATCGGCGGCAGAACGCTCGGACCGATAACGTCGGCAATCAGTGCGGGAGCGTCGGATATGTCGAGCTGGCTTCTTCTCGGGCTTCCCGGCGCCGTTTTCGCGAGCGGTCTGGTAGAAGGCGTCTGGATCTCGCTGGGACTCACCATCGGCGCCTACCTCAACTGGCTCATCGTGGCCGGAAGGCTCCGCTCCTTAAGCGAAAAGCTCGGAGCGATCACACTGCCGTCTTTCATCGCCAAGAGATTCGAAGACGAAAGCGGTCTTCTCAAAATTTCGTCGACCGCCGTCATCCTCTTTTTCTTCACCCTCTACGTCGCCTCGGGACTGAAGGGCGGAACCCTCCTTTTCGCGCATACCTTCGGAGCTTCCGAGCAGACCGCGATGATCATCACGACGGTAGTGGTTGTGTCCTACACCTTCCTCGGCGGCTACATGGCCGTCTGCTGGACAGATCTCATCCAGGGGCTGCTGATGCTCACCGCCCTTGTGTTCTGCGCGGTTCTCGGCTATACGGCGATCGCGGGAGCGGGATCCGGCATCGCAGCGGCTAATCCGCAGGCGTTCAAGTTCTCCACCGGAACGCTCACCGCGGCCTCCCTCATGGCCTGGGGCTTCGGATATTTCGGCCAGCCGCACATACTCACCCGTTTCATCGGCATCCGCAGCATCAAGGACGTAAAACGCGCCCGCCGGGTCGGGATCACCTGGATGGTGCTTTGCCTCGTCCTCGCCTGCGCCATCGGCCTCATCGGAATCGGATACAATGCCGTTCATGCCCTTCCGGGAGTCGCGGGAGACGGCGGAAACAGCGAGCGGGTATTCCTCGCCCTGGCGACGGCCCTCTTGCATCCGGTTTTCGCCGGCTTCGTGCTCGCAGCCGTTCTGGCCGCAGTCATGTCAACGGCGGACTCGCAGCTCCTCGTGCTCACCTCCTCCCTTACCGAGGACATACCCTTCATCGCGAAGCTCCCTGACGAAAAACGCAAACTCATCAGCCGGCTCGGCGTCGTTGGATTCGCCCTGCTCGCCTTCATCATCGCGGCGACCGACAAGGGCTCGATCCTCCACATGGTCGGCTACGCATGGGGCGGATTCGGAGCCGCGTTCGCGCCGCTCGTTCTGTTATCGCTTCTCTGGAAAGGCGCGACCAAGTGGGGCGCCTTCGCCGGAATGGTTTCAGGGTCGATCACCATCTTCGTGGTGAAAAACTTCATCAAGGTTCCCGGCGAATATTTCTACGAGCTGTTGCCCGGCTTCTTCGTCGCGCTGATCGCCATCGTGCTGGTCAGCCTCGCCACGAAAAAACCCTCAGACTCGGTGCTCAAGGCCCTCGAGGAAACTCAGGCGGAAGTAAAAGCCGCCCGGTAA
- a CDS encoding asparaginase domain-containing protein, which yields MNDDPVRIIITGGTFDKHYDELKGELTFKDTHLPGIIQKARIVSPVEFEIVHLIDSLVMTEAHREMIRSACEASPEKKIVITHGTDRMAETARFLGPLGINKTIVLTGAMIPYQVIGSDALFNLGSAFMAARLLQPGVYVAMNGRTFPWQDVRKDYERGVFRPAEE from the coding sequence ATGAACGACGATCCCGTGCGAATCATCATCACCGGCGGCACTTTCGACAAGCACTACGACGAATTGAAGGGCGAGCTGACTTTCAAGGACACCCATCTGCCGGGCATAATCCAAAAGGCGCGCATCGTGTCCCCGGTTGAATTCGAAATAGTGCATCTGATCGACAGCCTCGTCATGACGGAGGCTCATCGCGAAATGATCCGCTCTGCCTGCGAAGCGTCTCCGGAAAAGAAAATAGTCATCACCCACGGGACGGACAGGATGGCCGAAACAGCGCGCTTCCTCGGGCCCCTCGGCATCAACAAGACGATCGTGCTCACCGGAGCGATGATTCCGTATCAGGTTATCGGCTCGGACGCCCTTTTCAACCTCGGCTCGGCCTTCATGGCCGCCCGCCTTCTGCAACCGGGAGTGTACGTCGCGATGAACGGCCGCACCTTTCCCTGGCAGGATGTCCGTAAAGATTACGAGCGGGGCGTGTTCCGTCCCGCGGAAGAATAG
- a CDS encoding YkgJ family cysteine cluster protein — protein MRHLTKRNIKGFDRMVHGFHDEVFDEIDCTKCGLCCRNMGPIFRNTDIKHICAEIGTPSKKFMDDYLQQDPDGVGFMLKELPCPFQNEDNSCSIYDVRTLSCVNFPHTKEENIQRRLVGLALDSLYCPAAFLICEKILAVY, from the coding sequence ATGCGCCATCTTACCAAACGGAACATCAAGGGCTTCGACCGCATGGTCCACGGCTTCCACGACGAAGTTTTCGACGAAATCGATTGCACCAAATGCGGCCTGTGCTGCAGGAACATGGGGCCGATCTTCCGGAATACCGACATCAAACACATTTGCGCCGAGATCGGGACTCCGTCGAAGAAATTCATGGACGACTATCTCCAGCAGGATCCGGACGGCGTCGGTTTCATGCTTAAAGAGCTGCCCTGTCCCTTCCAGAACGAGGACAACAGCTGCTCGATCTACGACGTGCGGACCCTGTCATGCGTCAATTTTCCTCATACCAAGGAAGAAAACATTCAGCGCCGCCTCGTCGGCCTCGCCCTCGATTCCCTGTACTGCCCGGCGGCATTTTTAATCTGCGAAAAAATTCTGGCCGTATACTGA
- a CDS encoding nitroreductase family protein, whose translation MSTLELIKTRHSVRMYTPEPLRAEHVRLLNEHIELLNGKSGVRFFLIQDSPAAFDSFLGRYGKFSNARNFFVLAGKKGERAEEEAGYYGEDLVLKAEELGLGTCWVGGTYSKKDIPLEADEKIICVITVGYAAQPGSPRRSKWPSDVVSNTGDLPEWFSRGVEAALLAPTALNQQKFMFSLEAASPATGDKPVVSARVSGFGVFTRLDLGIAKYHFEAGAGRENFVWKE comes from the coding sequence ATGTCTACCCTGGAATTGATAAAGACGCGCCATTCCGTGCGCATGTATACGCCCGAGCCGCTGAGAGCCGAGCATGTGCGCTTGTTGAACGAACATATTGAGCTTCTGAACGGGAAAAGCGGCGTTCGGTTTTTTCTGATTCAGGATTCCCCTGCCGCCTTCGACAGTTTTCTCGGCAGGTACGGAAAGTTCTCAAACGCGCGGAATTTCTTCGTTCTCGCCGGAAAAAAAGGCGAGAGGGCGGAGGAGGAGGCCGGATACTACGGCGAGGATCTGGTGCTGAAGGCCGAGGAGCTGGGTCTGGGAACCTGCTGGGTAGGAGGCACGTACAGCAAAAAGGACATCCCTCTGGAGGCCGATGAGAAAATCATCTGCGTGATAACCGTTGGATACGCCGCGCAACCCGGATCTCCCCGCCGTTCCAAATGGCCGTCGGACGTGGTGTCGAACACCGGCGATTTGCCCGAGTGGTTTTCACGGGGCGTCGAGGCGGCGCTGCTCGCCCCGACCGCGCTGAACCAGCAGAAATTCATGTTCTCCCTGGAAGCGGCGTCTCCGGCAACGGGGGACAAACCGGTGGTTTCAGCCCGCGTCTCCGGCTTCGGCGTATTCACCCGGCTCGACCTCGGCATCGCCAAATATCATTTTGAAGCGGGCGCCGGCAGGGAGAATTTCGTGTGGAAGGAATAA
- a CDS encoding ABC-F family ATP-binding cassette domain-containing protein, with amino-acid sequence MLKLSGIRVAYGQRIIFDNADFLVRPGDKIALVGPNGAGKSTLFRIIAGEESIDAGTISSDPGTVIGYFSQDVGEMSGRTALEEVLAGAGDVYEIGKKLSELEHRMGDPDAEPLSDSDMDAYGELQSAFLHRDGYNLETRAESVLTGLGIGPDRFGEPVEHFSGGWKMRIALARILVLEPDLLLMDEPTNHLDVESIVWLESWLRDFKGDLVMTSHDRDFLTRLCPRTAEVASGAITMYSGDYDFYLREREIRREQLVATYNRQQAQFAKDEEFIAKFAARASHAALVQSRIKALEKIERVSLPPDPKTMSVQFVSCPRSGDQVVVMKDLAKSWPKPGAAKNGEQSFHSVFSGLSGIVNRGDRIALTGVNGAGKSTLLKTICGETEPTGGSAVVGASVKLGYFSQYSSDTLRPDRTIYEEVEERIPLATVGAIRGILGAFLFSGDDADKRISSLSGGEKSRVMLACMLAVPVNFLVLDEPTNHLDIASREVLLDALTRFEGTLMIVSHDRYFLRHLANRVFEIDHGRLNAYEGNYQYYLDKTGREY; translated from the coding sequence ATGCTGAAACTTTCAGGAATCCGGGTGGCGTACGGCCAGCGGATCATTTTCGATAACGCGGATTTTCTGGTCCGCCCCGGAGACAAAATCGCCCTGGTAGGCCCGAACGGAGCGGGGAAATCGACCCTGTTCAGAATAATCGCCGGCGAGGAATCGATAGACGCGGGAACGATTTCGAGCGATCCGGGAACGGTGATCGGCTACTTTTCGCAGGACGTCGGGGAGATGTCCGGAAGGACTGCCCTCGAGGAAGTCCTGGCCGGAGCGGGAGACGTCTATGAAATCGGGAAAAAGCTTTCCGAACTGGAGCACCGCATGGGAGACCCGGATGCCGAGCCCCTTTCGGATTCGGACATGGACGCCTACGGCGAGCTTCAAAGCGCCTTCCTGCATCGCGACGGCTATAATCTTGAAACCCGGGCGGAATCGGTTCTCACGGGACTCGGCATCGGGCCGGACCGCTTCGGAGAGCCGGTCGAACACTTCTCCGGCGGATGGAAGATGCGCATAGCGCTCGCGCGGATACTCGTGCTCGAGCCGGACCTCCTCCTCATGGACGAGCCGACGAACCACCTCGACGTCGAGTCCATCGTCTGGCTCGAATCCTGGCTGCGCGACTTCAAGGGAGACCTGGTAATGACGAGCCACGACCGCGATTTCCTTACGCGACTGTGCCCCCGCACCGCAGAGGTCGCTTCCGGCGCGATCACCATGTACTCCGGCGATTACGACTTTTATCTGCGCGAAAGGGAAATCAGAAGAGAACAGCTCGTCGCGACCTACAACCGCCAGCAGGCCCAGTTCGCCAAGGACGAAGAGTTCATCGCGAAGTTCGCCGCACGGGCCTCCCATGCGGCCCTCGTGCAATCCCGCATCAAGGCGCTCGAAAAAATCGAGCGGGTGAGCCTGCCTCCCGATCCCAAAACCATGTCGGTGCAATTCGTCTCCTGCCCGCGCTCGGGCGATCAGGTCGTGGTCATGAAAGATCTCGCGAAAAGCTGGCCGAAGCCCGGCGCGGCAAAAAACGGGGAACAGTCGTTCCATAGCGTATTTTCAGGATTATCGGGAATCGTGAACCGGGGGGACAGAATCGCGCTCACGGGAGTGAACGGAGCGGGAAAATCGACCCTGCTTAAAACCATCTGCGGAGAAACGGAGCCGACAGGAGGAAGCGCAGTCGTCGGAGCGTCGGTCAAGCTCGGCTATTTCAGCCAGTATTCCTCCGACACCCTCCGTCCAGACCGCACCATATACGAAGAGGTGGAGGAACGCATTCCCCTGGCTACAGTCGGAGCGATCAGAGGCATTCTTGGGGCATTTCTCTTTTCCGGGGACGACGCCGACAAGCGGATTTCGTCCTTGTCGGGAGGGGAGAAAAGCCGCGTCATGCTCGCCTGCATGCTGGCGGTTCCGGTCAACTTCCTCGTCCTGGACGAACCGACGAACCACCTGGACATCGCGAGCCGGGAGGTTCTGCTTGATGCCCTCACCCGGTTCGAAGGCACGCTGATGATCGTGAGCCACGACCGGTACTTCCTCAGGCACCTCGCGAACCGGGTCTTCGAGATCGACCATGGAAGGCTCAACGCATACGAGGGGAATTACCAGTATTATCTCGATAAAACAGGGCGGGAGTACTGA
- a CDS encoding diguanylate cyclase domain-containing protein, which translates to MNRSVKHIPSILIVDDQPMNIQLLSRLLSEDYEILAATCGSKALEIAQSQTPPDLVLLDINMPDVDGYEVCKKLKSEDRTRDIPVIFITARHDAQDEERGFLLGGSDYIVKPFQPMVVSARIRNQINLKVRTDLLREIARTDGLTGIPNRRSYDEHLDTVWKRCARDMQEVSMLMIDIDHFKAFNDRYGHGAGDVCLRRVAQALSSVLHRSLEMLCRYGGEEFAAVLPSVGRDKALPLAEAMLKAVYDLGIPHDSSPAAPVVTVSIGCASLLATPEGSPLDLARRADEALYAAKKEGRNRVAPA; encoded by the coding sequence ATGAATAGATCGGTGAAACACATTCCAAGCATCCTGATCGTGGACGATCAGCCGATGAATATACAGCTCTTGTCACGCCTGCTCTCCGAGGATTATGAAATTCTCGCGGCAACCTGCGGCTCCAAGGCGCTCGAGATCGCGCAGAGCCAGACGCCTCCGGACCTTGTGCTGCTGGACATCAACATGCCCGATGTCGACGGCTACGAGGTGTGCAAGAAGCTCAAATCGGAAGACCGTACGAGAGATATTCCGGTTATATTCATTACCGCTCGCCACGACGCCCAGGACGAGGAAAGAGGTTTCTTACTGGGGGGGTCGGACTACATCGTTAAACCCTTCCAGCCGATGGTCGTTTCGGCGCGCATACGAAATCAGATCAATCTGAAGGTGCGCACCGATCTGCTTCGAGAAATAGCGCGAACGGACGGTTTGACCGGTATCCCCAACCGCAGAAGCTACGATGAGCATCTCGATACCGTCTGGAAGCGGTGCGCCCGCGATATGCAGGAAGTGAGCATGCTCATGATCGATATCGACCATTTTAAGGCTTTCAACGACCGCTACGGCCACGGCGCCGGCGATGTGTGCCTCAGGAGGGTCGCTCAGGCGCTTTCTTCGGTTCTGCACCGCTCTCTGGAAATGCTCTGCAGATACGGCGGAGAAGAGTTCGCCGCCGTGCTTCCGTCGGTCGGAAGGGATAAGGCCCTCCCGCTTGCCGAAGCCATGTTGAAGGCCGTATACGATCTCGGCATTCCGCACGACTCGTCTCCGGCCGCGCCGGTCGTCACCGTTTCCATCGGATGCGCGTCCTTGCTGGCGACTCCCGAAGGTTCTCCGCTCGATCTTGCCCGGCGCGCGGACGAGGCTTTGTACGCCGCGAAAAAAGAGGGCCGCAACCGCGTCGCTCCGGCATAG